From a single Rhodospirillaceae bacterium genomic region:
- a CDS encoding trimethylamine methyltransferase family protein — protein MPPERRGRSGRRRRGVPDAAAKSPEAAIRPQPRRLFDPVPAVSDDELEAIHRTALTVLQEIGIDLLHDEAKAILKDAGADVAPDGNRVRFPSDLVEAQIGKPPETFKFYCRNPERTLTFGGDRLVFGAVSSTPNAADFEGGRRVGNFEDYKQFLRLGQVLPAIHMWGGYPVEPTDIHPSVRHLDALHAALTMTDKPIHAYSLGRERVLDGIELSRIARGVDHTTLEREPSVITVINSSSPLRLDLPMVEGILRMGDRGQPVVMTPFTLAGAMAPVTLAGAVAQQNAEFLAGLTIHQLNSPGAPFLYGGFTSNVDMRSGAPAFGTPEYMKSALVGGQFARRYRVPYRSSNVNAANAVDAQAAYESVFSLWGAVMGGAHLFKHAAGWMEGGLQASFEKMVLDADLLDMVAAFLEPFRVDEAELALDAMREVGPGGHYFGAEHTQSRYKTAFFAPMVSDWRNYEAWSGAGSPTAADHLHRLYKEKLALYEAPPMDPAVREELDAFVARRKDEGGVPTDF, from the coding sequence ATGCCTCCCGAGAGACGCGGCCGCAGCGGCCGGCGCCGCCGCGGCGTACCGGACGCCGCAGCGAAAAGTCCGGAAGCTGCGATCCGGCCGCAACCGCGCCGGCTGTTCGATCCGGTGCCTGCGGTCTCGGACGACGAACTCGAGGCGATCCACCGGACTGCGCTGACTGTGCTCCAGGAAATCGGCATCGACCTCCTGCACGACGAGGCGAAGGCGATCCTCAAGGACGCAGGCGCGGATGTGGCGCCGGACGGCAACCGCGTCCGCTTCCCGTCCGATCTTGTCGAGGCGCAGATCGGCAAACCGCCGGAGACATTCAAATTTTATTGCCGCAACCCGGAGCGCACCCTCACCTTCGGCGGCGACCGGCTGGTTTTCGGCGCAGTGAGCAGCACACCCAACGCGGCCGACTTCGAGGGTGGGCGCCGGGTCGGCAATTTCGAGGATTACAAGCAGTTCCTGCGCCTGGGGCAGGTGCTGCCGGCTATCCACATGTGGGGCGGCTATCCGGTCGAGCCGACGGACATCCACCCCAGCGTGCGCCATCTCGATGCACTGCACGCCGCACTCACCATGACCGACAAGCCGATCCACGCCTACAGCCTGGGCCGGGAGCGGGTGCTGGACGGCATCGAGCTGTCGCGCATTGCGCGCGGCGTCGACCACACGACGCTGGAGCGCGAGCCGTCGGTCATCACGGTGATCAATTCCAGTTCGCCGCTGCGCCTCGACCTGCCGATGGTCGAAGGCATCCTGCGCATGGGCGACCGCGGCCAGCCGGTCGTGATGACGCCCTTCACCCTGGCCGGCGCCATGGCGCCGGTGACTCTGGCCGGCGCCGTGGCCCAGCAGAATGCCGAATTCCTCGCCGGCCTGACGATCCACCAGCTGAACAGTCCCGGCGCGCCGTTCCTGTATGGCGGCTTCACCTCGAACGTCGACATGCGCAGCGGCGCGCCTGCCTTCGGCACGCCGGAATATATGAAATCCGCGCTGGTCGGCGGCCAGTTCGCCCGGCGCTACCGGGTGCCGTACCGCTCGTCCAACGTCAACGCGGCCAACGCGGTCGACGCCCAGGCGGCCTATGAGAGTGTGTTTTCGCTCTGGGGCGCGGTCATGGGCGGCGCCCATCTGTTCAAGCACGCCGCCGGCTGGATGGAAGGCGGCCTCCAGGCCTCGTTCGAGAAGATGGTGCTGGATGCCGACCTGCTGGACATGGTGGCGGCCTTCCTCGAGCCGTTCCGGGTCGACGAGGCCGAACTGGCATTGGACGCGATGCGCGAAGTCGGGCCCGGCGGCCACTATTTCGGCGCCGAGCACACCCAATCGCGCTACAAGACCGCCTTCTTCGCACCGATGGTCTCCGACTGGCGCAACTACGAGGCCTGGTCCGGCGCCGGCTCGCCGACCGCGGCTGACCATCTGCACCGGCTCTACAAGGAAAAGCTGGCGCTGTACGAAGCGCCGCCGATGGACCCGGCGGTCCGCGAGGAACTCGATGCCTTCGTCGCCCGGCGCAAGGACGAAGGCGGCGTGCCGACCGACTTTTAG
- the selB gene encoding selenocysteine-specific translation elongation factor, whose amino-acid sequence MAVPAMIIATAGHVDHGKTSLLKRLTGIDTDRLPEEKRRGLTIDLGFAYTDALRPGETTGFVDVPGHEKFIRNMLAGVTAIDAALLVVAADDGPMPQTREHLAILDLVGVRTGIVAITKTDLVEADWLVEVIAETRALLEPTGLAEAPVVAVSSTTGAGFDRLAEAIGTLRAVEKPACGGFRMAIDRSFIVGGAGLVVTGLVQSGILKAGDRLAVSPAGPKGIGVRVRGLKVQDAPAAEARAGDRCAVNLAGADVDRAAIGRGQWLVAPVLRSVSRRLDIDLRLLASEARPLRHWTSVHVHAGTADIPGRVALLEAGKLAPGERALAQLVLDRGICVCRGDAVILRDQSAKRTIGGGMVLDCDGPQRGRGTPQRLALVRAQRRPKHAEALAAQLEVANGGVDLRAFARNRNLIETELAGLEAPGLVPGLVRAGGGGGQAAILDRHLAGLAEAIRSSLAGRTEGRNSVSGLPAAALPRMLPGRPLAACVDAALDRLMRDGTVERRGERIVLAGRRVELEPRDASLWARIEPALTASGRPRTVWEVSEALGIVQSEAARFFKRAQAAGLVMQVSKNRFLTPETLESLANAAETGLASSGGDRFTVADFRDWSGLGRNLSVEMLEYFDRAGFTRRAGNERVIRRPAAETFGTAARG is encoded by the coding sequence ATGGCCGTGCCCGCCATGATTATCGCGACCGCCGGCCATGTGGATCATGGCAAGACCAGCCTGCTGAAACGCCTCACCGGAATCGATACCGACCGCCTGCCGGAGGAGAAACGGCGCGGTCTGACCATCGATCTCGGTTTTGCCTACACCGATGCGCTGCGGCCCGGCGAGACGACCGGCTTCGTCGATGTGCCCGGCCACGAGAAGTTCATCCGCAACATGCTGGCCGGTGTGACCGCGATCGACGCGGCCCTGCTGGTCGTCGCCGCCGACGACGGGCCGATGCCCCAGACCCGGGAACATCTGGCTATTCTCGATCTGGTCGGCGTGCGCACCGGCATCGTTGCGATCACGAAGACGGACCTTGTTGAAGCCGATTGGCTGGTCGAGGTGATTGCCGAGACGCGCGCCCTGTTGGAGCCGACCGGCCTGGCCGAAGCGCCGGTCGTGGCTGTGTCCTCGACGACCGGAGCGGGATTCGACCGCCTTGCAGAGGCGATCGGGACTCTCCGGGCTGTCGAGAAACCGGCATGCGGCGGCTTCCGCATGGCTATCGACCGCAGCTTCATCGTCGGCGGAGCCGGTCTGGTCGTGACCGGCCTGGTGCAGTCGGGGATCCTCAAGGCAGGCGACCGGCTGGCGGTCAGTCCGGCCGGCCCGAAGGGAATCGGAGTGCGGGTGCGCGGCCTCAAGGTGCAGGATGCGCCGGCCGCCGAGGCCCGGGCCGGCGACCGCTGCGCGGTCAACCTGGCCGGTGCGGACGTCGACCGGGCTGCGATCGGCCGCGGACAATGGCTGGTGGCGCCCGTCCTGCGATCGGTCAGCCGCCGGCTCGACATCGACCTGCGGCTGCTCGCTTCGGAAGCCCGGCCTCTGCGCCACTGGACGTCGGTTCATGTCCATGCCGGCACGGCCGACATTCCAGGCCGGGTCGCGCTGCTCGAAGCGGGTAAACTGGCGCCGGGCGAGCGGGCGCTGGCGCAGCTCGTGCTCGACCGCGGGATCTGCGTCTGCCGCGGAGACGCCGTCATCCTGCGCGACCAGTCGGCGAAACGCACGATAGGCGGCGGGATGGTGCTGGACTGCGACGGCCCACAGCGTGGCCGGGGCACGCCGCAGCGCCTCGCTCTCGTCAGGGCGCAGCGTCGACCGAAGCATGCTGAGGCCCTCGCCGCGCAACTGGAGGTTGCCAATGGCGGCGTCGACCTGCGGGCCTTCGCCCGCAACCGGAACCTGATCGAAACGGAACTGGCCGGCCTCGAGGCGCCCGGACTAGTGCCGGGGCTGGTGCGGGCCGGCGGCGGCGGCGGGCAGGCCGCTATCCTCGACCGCCATCTCGCCGGACTCGCCGAAGCGATCCGGTCGTCGCTGGCCGGACGTACGGAGGGGCGGAACAGCGTCTCCGGCCTGCCCGCGGCGGCGCTGCCGCGCATGCTCCCCGGCCGGCCGCTCGCCGCGTGCGTCGATGCGGCGCTCGACCGGCTTATGCGCGACGGCACTGTGGAGCGGCGCGGCGAGCGGATCGTCCTCGCCGGACGGCGGGTCGAACTCGAACCGCGCGACGCAAGCCTCTGGGCCCGGATCGAACCGGCGCTCACGGCGTCGGGCCGGCCGCGCACGGTGTGGGAGGTCTCGGAAGCGCTCGGTATCGTCCAAAGCGAGGCGGCACGCTTCTTCAAGCGGGCCCAGGCTGCCGGGCTGGTCATGCAGGTCTCGAAAAACCGCTTTCTGACTCCGGAAACGCTGGAATCTCTGGCAAATGCGGCCGAAACGGGGCTCGCCTCGTCGGGCGGTGACCGGTTCACCGTGGCCGATTTCCGCGACTGGTCCGGGCTGGGCCGCAACCTGAGCGTCGAGATGCTGGAATATTTCGACCGGGCGGGCTTCACCCGGCGGGCGGGCAACGAGCGCGTGATCCGCCGGCCGGCCGCCGAGACTTTCGGGACCGCGGCGCGTGGCTGA
- a CDS encoding alkylhydroperoxidase-related (seleno)protein, with protein MSSLNFDAAPLPVRDDIAEALPQVWARIAQPGTWLTARERVAVAAESRNARYCRLCAERKDALSPYAVQGEHDSLGELPDDKVELVHRMMTDPARIAAHWFEALKDGGLPETEYVEIVGVIACTVAIDTFCRGIGMAPPPLPEPQDGAPSHETVGEEHLNRGLAFAPTLDPFVDGPLQKEFFPAGPPTAAHIRRALSSVPDTQRDFWRIANVLYMNGLQMRDFSTEYRAITHAQIELVAGRVSAINQCVYUTTSHVALLRASGEFTGDDYDLSAVLGDSVEDTGIPHADVLIQLAETAIEFDDEATAAAREAVIERMGEAALVDAAAIAANFNAIDRVADAIGIPLEEEKAAISAGFRAELGIDDFGRASLPAAAE; from the coding sequence ATGAGCAGCCTGAATTTCGACGCCGCGCCCCTGCCCGTCCGGGACGATATTGCGGAGGCTCTGCCGCAGGTTTGGGCCCGGATCGCCCAACCGGGGACCTGGCTGACCGCGCGGGAACGGGTCGCCGTGGCTGCGGAAAGCCGCAACGCACGGTATTGCCGGCTGTGCGCCGAGCGGAAGGACGCGCTTTCGCCCTATGCCGTGCAAGGCGAACACGATTCTCTCGGCGAACTGCCCGACGACAAGGTCGAACTTGTCCACCGGATGATGACCGATCCGGCGCGCATCGCCGCTCACTGGTTCGAGGCGCTGAAGGATGGCGGCCTGCCCGAGACCGAATATGTCGAGATCGTCGGCGTGATCGCCTGCACCGTCGCCATCGACACCTTCTGCCGCGGAATCGGCATGGCGCCGCCGCCCTTGCCGGAACCGCAGGATGGCGCGCCCTCGCACGAAACGGTGGGCGAGGAACACCTCAACCGCGGACTCGCCTTTGCACCGACCCTGGACCCGTTCGTCGACGGTCCGCTCCAGAAGGAGTTCTTCCCGGCCGGCCCGCCGACCGCCGCGCATATCCGGCGGGCCCTTTCCTCCGTGCCCGATACCCAGCGGGATTTCTGGCGCATCGCCAACGTGCTCTACATGAACGGGTTGCAGATGCGCGATTTCTCGACCGAGTACCGCGCCATCACCCACGCCCAGATCGAGCTGGTTGCCGGCCGGGTTTCGGCCATCAACCAGTGCGTCTACTGAACCACCAGCCATGTGGCCCTGCTCCGTGCGAGCGGCGAATTCACCGGCGACGACTACGATCTCAGCGCGGTTCTGGGCGATTCGGTCGAGGACACCGGCATTCCGCACGCTGACGTCCTGATCCAACTGGCCGAAACGGCAATCGAATTTGACGACGAAGCGACGGCAGCGGCCCGCGAGGCCGTGATCGAACGGATGGGCGAAGCCGCCCTGGTCGATGCCGCGGCCATCGCGGCCAACTTCAACGCCATCGACCGGGTCGCCGACGCGATCGGCATTCCGCTCGAGGAAGAGAAGGCTGCGATTTCGGCCGGTTTCCGCGCTGAACTCGGGATCGACGATTTCGGGCGGGCGAGCCTGCCGGCAGCGGCGGAGTAA
- the selD gene encoding selenide, water dikinase SelD produces MLPSSPIETDIVLVGGGHAHVEVVRRFGMKPEPGVRLTLVSTPVDTPYSGMLPGYLAGHYGFDDCMIDLRRLCRFAGARLVVGRASGIDRTARQVSLAGRPPLPYDLLSIDIGSVPETGGIAGAEHAVPLKPIPAFLERWAKVEALAEARNGAVRIVVIGAGTGGVEAAMALHSRMNARFQQSERKEQSTTGRPRFTILSMTPEIMPGHAAGVRRRVLSALRRNGFAVETGETAAAIEPGRVLCKSGRAFEHDAAILVTQGGAAPWLRETGLDVDPRGFVKVGPTLQSVSDGTVFAAGDCAAFNSTALPKSGVYAVRQGPVLAENLRRAVRGGALQPFRPQRRVLSLISLGGKRAVASKAVFAAEGDWVWRWKDRIDRRWMARYGADLPVMTRVPTANAAEDAMRCGGCGAKVPQAILNAVLGRLRADPATAPALALDSPDDAAPLAPPADGTLYQTVDQFRAFIDDPYLFGRIAANHCMGDIHAMGGAPVSALVSVTLPFAAPGIVERELEQLLRGVLRGLNDAGAVLIGGHTAEGAEMAAGLTINGTVGAGEPWRKGGARPGDRLILTKALGTGVLLAAEMARAARGRDVQTALRSMLASNGAAVAVLRQHGARACTDVTGFGLGGHLLEMLEASDCGAVLHEAALPLLPGASGLLSAGHASTLHPANRAVLIAACEGVVPEILADPQTAGGLLAAVPADGAGACVEALRQAGYPDAAVIGEITGASPGEGRIRFG; encoded by the coding sequence GTGCTTCCGTCGTCCCCGATCGAAACCGACATCGTGCTGGTCGGCGGCGGCCACGCCCATGTCGAGGTCGTGCGCCGGTTCGGCATGAAACCGGAGCCCGGCGTGCGCCTGACCCTGGTCTCGACGCCGGTCGATACGCCCTATTCGGGAATGCTGCCGGGCTATCTGGCCGGGCATTACGGCTTCGACGACTGCATGATCGATCTGCGCCGCCTGTGCCGCTTCGCCGGCGCCCGGCTGGTCGTCGGCCGGGCAAGCGGCATCGACCGCACGGCGCGGCAGGTATCGCTCGCGGGCCGGCCGCCGCTGCCCTACGACCTGCTGAGCATCGACATCGGCTCGGTTCCCGAAACCGGCGGGATTGCGGGCGCGGAACACGCCGTTCCGCTGAAGCCCATACCCGCGTTCCTGGAGCGGTGGGCGAAAGTCGAAGCACTGGCGGAGGCGCGGAACGGGGCGGTCCGGATCGTCGTCATCGGCGCCGGCACCGGCGGCGTCGAAGCGGCGATGGCATTGCACAGCCGAATGAACGCACGGTTTCAACAGTCTGAAAGAAAAGAACAAAGCACTACCGGACGACCGCGATTCACGATCCTGTCGATGACGCCGGAAATCATGCCGGGGCACGCCGCAGGGGTCCGCCGCCGCGTGCTGTCGGCGCTGCGCCGCAATGGCTTCGCGGTCGAAACCGGTGAGACGGCTGCGGCGATCGAACCCGGCCGGGTCTTGTGCAAGTCCGGACGCGCTTTCGAACACGATGCGGCAATCCTCGTTACCCAGGGTGGCGCCGCACCGTGGCTGCGTGAGACCGGCCTTGACGTCGATCCCCGCGGCTTCGTGAAGGTCGGCCCAACGCTGCAATCCGTGTCCGACGGTACGGTCTTCGCCGCCGGCGACTGCGCCGCATTCAATTCGACCGCGCTGCCGAAATCCGGCGTCTACGCCGTCCGCCAGGGCCCCGTGCTGGCCGAAAATCTGCGCCGCGCCGTCCGGGGCGGGGCGTTGCAGCCCTTCCGGCCGCAGCGCCGCGTGCTCTCGCTGATCTCGCTGGGGGGAAAACGCGCCGTCGCCTCGAAGGCCGTCTTTGCGGCCGAAGGCGATTGGGTCTGGCGCTGGAAGGACCGGATCGACCGGCGCTGGATGGCGCGCTACGGCGCGGACCTGCCTGTCATGACCCGAGTACCGACGGCAAACGCGGCGGAAGACGCCATGCGCTGCGGCGGCTGCGGCGCCAAGGTGCCCCAGGCGATCCTCAATGCGGTGCTCGGCCGCCTGCGCGCCGACCCGGCGACCGCACCGGCGCTGGCGCTCGACAGCCCGGACGATGCCGCGCCGCTCGCCCCGCCGGCGGACGGAACCCTGTACCAGACCGTCGACCAGTTCCGTGCCTTTATCGACGACCCGTATCTGTTCGGCCGCATCGCCGCGAACCATTGCATGGGCGATATCCATGCCATGGGCGGCGCGCCGGTCTCCGCGCTGGTCTCGGTCACGCTGCCCTTCGCCGCGCCGGGCATCGTCGAACGCGAACTGGAGCAACTCCTGCGCGGCGTGCTGCGCGGTCTGAACGACGCCGGTGCGGTCCTGATCGGCGGCCATACCGCCGAAGGCGCGGAAATGGCGGCAGGGTTGACGATCAACGGGACGGTCGGCGCCGGCGAACCGTGGCGCAAGGGCGGCGCGAGGCCGGGCGACCGCCTGATCCTCACAAAGGCGCTGGGGACCGGCGTTTTGTTGGCGGCTGAAATGGCGCGCGCCGCCAGAGGGCGAGATGTCCAAACGGCGCTCAGGAGCATGTTGGCAAGTAATGGTGCCGCGGTCGCCGTCTTGCGGCAGCACGGCGCGAGGGCTTGCACCGACGTAACCGGGTTCGGCCTGGGCGGACACCTGTTGGAAATGCTCGAAGCGTCGGATTGCGGCGCCGTGCTTCACGAGGCTGCGCTGCCCCTGCTGCCCGGCGCCTCGGGTCTGCTGTCCGCAGGGCATGCGAGCACGCTTCATCCGGCCAACCGGGCGGTCCTGATTGCGGCATGCGAAGGCGTTGTGCCGGAAATTCTCGCCGATCCGCAGACAGCCGGTGGTCTGCTCGCAGCCGTGCCGGCGGACGGTGCGGGAGCCTGTGTCGAGGCGCTGCGGCAGGCCGGATATCCGGATGCCGCGGTTATCGGTGAGATAACCGGTGCATCGCCCGGCGAGGGCCGAATCCGGTTCGGGTAG
- a CDS encoding FAD-dependent oxidoreductase gives MKSHVQAAVIGGGVVGASVLYHLTKAGWKDVALFERSELTSGSTWHAAGGMHTLNGDPDVSALQRYTIDLYREIEEISGQSCGVHLTGGVILADTPDRMDWLKTARAIGRYMKLDTELVTPQEARELFPLIDPACFVGGLYDPVEGHVDPSGVTQAYAKSARIGGAEIYLQTKVEDLQPRPDGSWDVVTEKGTVHAEHVVNAGGLWAREVGRMVGLELPVLAMEHMYLLTDEIPEVTEFNASTGRQMMHALDFGGEIYTRQEGKGMLIGTYERAGKPWSPKTTPWDFGHELLAPDLDRITPSLEIGFKHFPPYGRAGIKQIVNGPFTFAPDGNPLVGPVRGLKNYWCACAVMAGFSQGGGVGLTLANWMTEGDPGFDVFGMDVARFGDWATLAYTNAKVRENYSRRFNVPFPNEELPAGRPLRTTPLYDRFKARGAVFGAAYGLEYPLWFADEGELAEDIVSFRRSNDFANVGREAAAVRNGVGVYESSGFAKYSVTGPGAEIWLSRILANRTPRPGRVVLSPMLNPNGKLIGDFTVAKTGDEKFYVVGSGPAEKYHMRWFEAHLPDDGSVAVRALGLDLVGLMIAGPAARDLLQAVTDADVSAEAFRFLDIRAMDIGPAPALVGRISYTGDLGYEIWMAPEYQVAVYDLLMEAGAPLGLKPFGLRALDSLRLEKSFGAWAFEYRPIYGPYEAGLGRFVDLAKNDFIGRDAALREKEEGGERRLVAMAVDVSDADSFRDEPIWHDGAVVGRVTSGGYAHVAQQSVALGYLPRGVAENPGRLEVEILGERCAARILEEPLFDPAGARMRG, from the coding sequence ATGAAATCGCATGTGCAGGCGGCAGTAATCGGCGGCGGCGTGGTCGGCGCCAGCGTGCTTTACCATCTGACCAAAGCCGGCTGGAAAGACGTCGCCCTGTTCGAACGTTCCGAGCTGACCAGCGGCTCGACCTGGCACGCCGCCGGCGGCATGCACACGCTGAACGGCGATCCGGACGTCTCCGCGCTCCAGCGCTACACGATCGACCTGTACCGGGAGATCGAGGAAATCTCCGGCCAGTCCTGCGGCGTCCACCTGACCGGCGGCGTCATACTGGCCGACACGCCCGATCGCATGGACTGGCTAAAAACCGCCCGCGCGATCGGCCGCTACATGAAGCTCGATACTGAACTGGTGACGCCGCAGGAAGCCCGTGAGCTGTTTCCGCTGATCGATCCCGCCTGCTTCGTCGGCGGCCTGTACGATCCCGTGGAAGGCCATGTCGATCCGTCGGGCGTGACTCAGGCCTACGCGAAATCGGCGCGGATCGGCGGGGCGGAGATCTATCTTCAAACCAAGGTCGAGGATTTGCAGCCGAGACCGGACGGCAGCTGGGACGTCGTGACCGAGAAGGGCACGGTCCATGCCGAGCACGTCGTCAATGCCGGCGGCCTGTGGGCGCGCGAGGTCGGCCGCATGGTGGGCCTGGAACTGCCGGTGCTCGCCATGGAGCACATGTATCTGCTGACCGACGAAATTCCGGAAGTCACGGAATTCAACGCGTCGACGGGACGGCAGATGATGCACGCCCTCGACTTCGGCGGTGAGATCTACACGCGCCAGGAAGGCAAGGGCATGCTAATCGGCACCTACGAGCGCGCCGGCAAGCCCTGGTCGCCGAAGACGACGCCCTGGGACTTCGGCCACGAACTGCTGGCGCCCGACCTCGACCGGATCACGCCGTCGCTGGAAATCGGCTTCAAGCATTTTCCGCCCTACGGCCGCGCGGGAATCAAGCAGATCGTCAACGGCCCTTTCACCTTCGCGCCGGACGGCAACCCGCTGGTCGGGCCGGTTCGCGGCCTGAAGAATTACTGGTGCGCCTGCGCCGTGATGGCCGGATTCAGCCAGGGCGGCGGGGTCGGGCTGACCCTCGCCAACTGGATGACGGAGGGCGATCCTGGCTTCGACGTGTTCGGCATGGACGTCGCGCGCTTCGGCGACTGGGCGACGCTCGCCTATACCAACGCCAAGGTGCGGGAAAACTACAGCCGCCGCTTTAACGTGCCGTTTCCGAACGAGGAACTGCCGGCCGGCCGGCCCCTGCGCACCACGCCGCTCTACGACCGCTTCAAGGCGCGGGGCGCCGTTTTCGGCGCCGCCTACGGCCTGGAATACCCGCTCTGGTTCGCCGATGAGGGCGAACTGGCGGAAGATATCGTCAGCTTCCGGCGTTCCAACGATTTCGCCAATGTCGGGCGCGAGGCGGCGGCGGTTCGCAACGGAGTCGGCGTCTACGAGTCGTCCGGCTTCGCAAAATATTCGGTGACAGGGCCAGGCGCGGAAATCTGGCTATCCCGGATTCTTGCCAACCGGACGCCGCGGCCGGGGCGGGTCGTCCTGAGCCCGATGCTGAATCCGAATGGCAAGCTGATCGGCGACTTCACCGTAGCCAAGACGGGCGACGAGAAGTTCTACGTCGTCGGCTCCGGCCCGGCGGAAAAGTACCATATGCGCTGGTTCGAAGCGCATCTGCCGGACGACGGTTCGGTCGCCGTGCGCGCGCTCGGCCTTGATCTTGTCGGCCTGATGATTGCGGGGCCGGCGGCGCGTGACCTGCTGCAGGCCGTGACGGATGCCGACGTATCGGCCGAGGCCTTCCGCTTTCTCGATATCCGAGCCATGGATATCGGACCGGCGCCTGCGCTGGTCGGCCGGATCTCCTATACCGGCGACCTGGGCTACGAAATCTGGATGGCGCCGGAATACCAGGTTGCGGTGTACGACCTGCTGATGGAAGCGGGCGCGCCGCTCGGCCTCAAGCCCTTCGGTCTCCGCGCGCTGGACAGCCTGAGGCTGGAAAAGAGTTTCGGCGCCTGGGCGTTCGAATACCGACCGATCTACGGTCCTTACGAAGCCGGCCTCGGCCGCTTCGTCGATCTGGCGAAGAACGATTTCATCGGCCGCGACGCGGCGCTCAGGGAAAAGGAAGAGGGCGGCGAACGGCGGCTCGTCGCCATGGCGGTCGACGTTTCGGACGCCGATTCGTTCCGCGACGAACCGATCTGGCACGACGGCGCCGTTGTCGGCCGGGTGACGTCAGGCGGCTATGCCCATGTGGCGCAGCAATCGGTAGCGCTCGGCTATCTGCCGCGGGGTGTGGCGGAAAATCCCGGCCGCCTGGAAGTCGAAATCCTCGGCGAGCGGTGCGCCGCCCGGATTCTCGA